TAGTGGTTTTCACCCCTAATTTTTCTCAAAACCCCTTAGTGCGTTTGCATTCAGAATGCTTGACCGGCGACGCTCTAGGCTCTCAAAAATGCGATTGTGGGGGGGCGTTGCAAATGGCGTTAGAAAGGATTTCTAAAGAAGGGGGGCTAGTGATTTATTTGCGCCAAGAAGGGCGTGGGATAGGGCTATTTAACAAAGTCAATGCCTACGCTTTGCAAGATAAGGGCTATGATACCATTCAAGCCAATGAAATGATAGGGTTTAAAGACGATGAAAGGGATTATAGTATTGTGGGTGAAATTTTAGAATATTACCGCATTAAAAAAATGCGCTTACTCACAAACAACCCTAAAAAAATCGCCGCTTTAGAAAAATACGCTGAGATAACAAGAGAGAGCTTGATCGTGTGCGCTAATGAGCACAATCAAGGGTATTTGGAAGTCAAAAAGCTCAAAATGGGGCATTTATTGTGAAAATTATGAGCGCTTTAAAGAGGTTTTAAAAAGATTTAATATAAGGGTAAATGATGGTAGAAGTGCGATTTTTTGGACTCATAAAAGAAGAAAATTTTTCCGTCAAAGCGGGTGATTTAAAGGAATTAAGAGCGATTTTACAAGAAAAAGAGGGCTTAAAAAAGTGGTTAGGCGTTTGCGCGATAGCCCTTAATGATCATTTAATAGACAATTTAAACACGCCTTTAAAAGATGGCGATGTGAGATCAGTTTGTTGCCACCGGTTTGTGGGGGCTAGGTGTTAAAAATGGCGCACAGCTTGGGCGATGTTTTGATAGGACAAAGCTCATTTTTATGCGTTTTAATGGGAAAGAATAGAAAAAATGCCTTAGAACTATACGAAGATTTTATTGAAGATTTTAAGCGTAACGCCCCTATTTGGAAATACGATTTAATCCATAATCAACGCATCTACGCTAAACAAAGAAGCCACCTTCTAAAAGGGAGCGGGCTTTTAGCCTTAAAAAGGAGTTAAAATGCAAACGATTCATATAGGCGTTTTGAGCGCGAGCGATAGAGTGTCAAAAGGGATTTATGAAGATTTAAGCGGTAAGGCGATACAAGAAGTGTTGGGCGAATATCTGCTCAATCCTTTAGAATTCCATTACGAAATTGTCGCCGATGAAAGGGATTTGATTGAAAAATCGCTGATTAAAATGCACGATGAATACCAATGCGATCTAGTCGTTACTACAGGAGACACAGGCCCTGCTTTAAGAGACATAACCCCAGAAGCCACAGAAAAAGTGTGCCAAAAAATGCTTCCTGGTTTTGGAGAGCTTATACGAATGACTAGTTTAAAATATGTGCCTACAGCGATTCTATTACGCCAGAGCACTGGTATCAGGAATAAGAGTTTGATTGTCAATCTCCCTGGTAAGCCAAAAAGTATTAGAGAATGCTTAGAAGCGGTTTTTCCAGCAATTCCTTATTGCGTGGATTTGATTTTAGGAAATTATATGCAAGTGAATAAAAAAACATTCAAGCGTTTCGCCCCAAACAATAAGGTAAAAAATGCTACTCACTCATTTGAATGGAGAAAATCAGCCTAAAATGGTGAATATAGGGGATAAAGAAACCACTGAAAGAATCGCTCTAGCAAGCGGTCGTATCAGCATGAATAAAGAGGCTTATGACGCTATTATTAATCATTGCGTCAAAAAGGGTCCGGTGTTACAGACTGCTATTATTGCTGGGATTATGGGGGCTAAAAAGACAAGCGAGCTCATTCCCATGTGCCATTCAATCATGCTCAATGGGGTGGATATTGATATTTTAGAAGAAAAAGAGACTTATAGTTTTAAACTTTATGCGAGAGTCAAAACTCAAGCTAAAACGGGCGTAGAAATGGAAGCGCTATGGGTGTGAGCGTAGGGCTTTTAACCATTTATGACATGGTGAAAGCCATTGATAAGAGCATGATAATTAGCGGTGTGATGTTGGAATATAAAAGTGGAGGCAAAAGCGGGGATTATAACGCTAAAAAATAGAAAAAGACTGATAATCTAAAGATGTTAGGGTAAAATAACATTTTGACAACAAAAGCGTGTTGTTGCTTCGGGTTTGTTGTTATAGAAGTCTGAAATATTACAATCAAGGATAGAACGATGAAAGCAAATGGTCATTTTAAAGATTTTGCATGGAAAAAATGCCTTTTAGGCGCGAGCGTGGTGGCTTTATTAGTGGGATGCAGCCCGCATATTATTGAAACCAATGAAGTCTCTTTGAAGTTGAATTATCATCCAGCTAGCGAGAAAGTTCAAGCGTTAGATGAAAAGATTCTGCTTTTAAAGCCAGCTTTTCAATATAGCGATAATATCGCTAAAGAGTATGAAAACAAGTTCAAGAATCAAACCGCGCTCAAGGTTGAACAGATTTTGCAAAATCAGGGCTATAAGGTTATTAATGTAGATAGCAGTGATAAAGACGATTTTTCTTTTGCACAAAAAAAAGAAGGGTATTTGGCCATCGTTATGAATGGTGAAATTGTTTTACGCCCCGATCCTAAAAGGACCATACAGAAAAAATCAGAACCTGGGTTATTGTTCTCCACTGGTTTGGATAAAATGGAAGGGGTTTTAATCCCAGCTGGGTTTATCAAGGTTACCATACTAGAGCCTATGAGTGGGGAATCTTTAGATTCTTTTACGATGGATTTGAGCGAGTTGGACATCCAAGAAAAATTTTTAAAAACCACCCATTCAAGCCATAGTGGGGGGTTAGTTAGCACGATGGTTAAGGGAACGGATAATTCTAATGATGCGATTAAGAGTGCTTTGAATAAGATTTTTGCAAATATCATGCAAGAAATAGACAAAAAACTCACTCAAAAGAATTTAGAATCTTATCAAAAAGACGCCAAGGAATTGAAAAACAAAAAAAACCGATAAAAACAAATAACCCATAAGAAAAGAACGCTTGAACAGACTGCTTAAAAGGGGGTTTTTAGCGTTCTTTTTGAGCATGTGTTTAAGGGCTGATGATCTAGTTACTTACACCATCATCAAAGAAGAAGATCTAGGATACCAGCGGTTTTTAGCAAAGAAGTGTTTGAGGAGTAAAACCCATCCTCCATGTTTCACTGAGCCTAAAAAGCCCAAGAGAAAACTTTTTAACACAGACAAAAGTTCCCATTATTACGGCACAAGCGTGGTGCAAATGTCATGGCTACAGAGCAGGGAAAAATTTGAAAACCATTCAAAATACCGAGACATTCCTTTTGCTGAAGTCAGTTTGATTTATGGCTATAAGCAATTTTTTCCTAAAAAAGAGCGCTATGGTTTCCGCTTTTATATTTCTTTGGACTATGCCTATGGTTTTTTTCTTAAAAATAAAGGCGTATTGGGCGATAGTTTGAGAGAGAGTTCGCAGATCCCTAAAAGCTATAGAGAAAAAATGCAAAGAAAAGAGACTTTTATTAACGCTATTTTTTATGGCGCTGGGGCTGACTTTTTATACAAACGCGCTTTTGGAACGCTGATTTTAGGGATGAATCTCGTGGGAGAAACCTGGTTTTATGAAACAAAGATTTTTAAAAAGTGGGCTAAAGATCCTTTGAGCGTTTATCACCCTTACATGTTTCAAGTGATGTTAAATGTGGGGTATCGTTACCGCTTTTCAAGGTATAAGAATTGGGCGATAGAATTTGGTGCGCGCATCCCCTTTTTAACCAATGATTATTTTAAAACCTCTTTATACACCCTTTATTTCAAGCGCAATATTTCTGTCTATCTCACTTCAACTTATGATTTTTAGTTTTTTAAATTTTTGAAAACTAGAATTAAAACCGCTTTTTATAAACTAGAATTAAAACAAATTAAGCTATAATGATACAAAAATTTAATTTTTTAACCATTTAAGGAAAAAAATGAATCTTGAAGTGAAAAAGATTGACACCGCTAACGCCCATTTAAGCGCTAAACCTTCCGTTGAAAATTTAGAAAAGCGTTATGATAAAATCGCTCAAAAAATCGCCCAAAAAGTTAAAATTGATGGCTTTAGAAGAGGTAAAGTCCCCTTTAGCTTAGTGAAAACCCGTTATCAAGCCCAAATTGAACAGGACGCTCAAGAAGAAATGATTCAAGAGGTTTTAAAAAATGCGCTTAAAGAATTAGGGATTGAAAATAAGGATTTAATCGGCAGCCCCAATCTCACTAAATTTGAAAAAAAAGACACGCATTTTGAAATAGAAGCGGACATCGGCTTAAAACCCACGATTGTTTTAGACAAGATCAAAGAGTGTGTGCCTAGCGTGGGAGTAGAAATTCCAAATGAAGAAAAAATTGGTGAGCGTTTGAAACAGCTCGCTAAAGACTATGCGAAATTTGTGGATACTGACGCTCAAAGAAAAGCTCAAAACGACGATAAATTAACGATTGATTTTGAAGGCTTTATAGATAATGCGCCTTTTGAAGGGGGCAAGGCTGAGAATTTCAGTGTGATTTTAGGCAGTAAGCAAATGCTAGAAGATTTTGAAAAGGCTCTTTTAGGCATGCAAGCGGGCGAAGAAAAAGAATTCCCTTTGACTTTCCCTAGCGGATACCACGCAGAGCATTTAGCCGGCAAAGAAGCCCTTTTTAAAGTGAAATTACACCAGATTCAAGCGCGTGAAGTGTTAGAAATCAATGACGAACTCGCTAAAATTGCGCTAGCTAATGAAGAGAATGCGACTTTAAAGCTTTTAAAAGAAAGGGTTGAAGGGCAGTTATTTTTAGAAAATAAAGCCAGGCTTTATAATGAAGAGTTGAAAGAACAATTGATTGAAAATTTAGATGAAAAGATTGTTTTTGATTTGCCTAAAACAAT
This region of Helicobacter pylori genomic DNA includes:
- the ribA gene encoding GTP cyclohydrolase II, which translates into the protein MKRLEVSNQAKLPTQFGEFYIQCFREKGSNGSKDHLVVFTPNFSQNPLVRLHSECLTGDALGSQKCDCGGALQMALERISKEGGLVIYLRQEGRGIGLFNKVNAYALQDKGYDTIQANEMIGFKDDERDYSIVGEILEYYRIKKMRLLTNNPKKIAALEKYAEITRESLIVCANEHNQGYLEVKKLKMGHLL
- the hpaA gene encoding flagellar sheath lipoprotein HpaA; translation: MKANGHFKDFAWKKCLLGASVVALLVGCSPHIIETNEVSLKLNYHPASEKVQALDEKILLLKPAFQYSDNIAKEYENKFKNQTALKVEQILQNQGYKVINVDSSDKDDFSFAQKKEGYLAIVMNGEIVLRPDPKRTIQKKSEPGLLFSTGLDKMEGVLIPAGFIKVTILEPMSGESLDSFTMDLSELDIQEKFLKTTHSSHSGGLVSTMVKGTDNSNDAIKSALNKIFANIMQEIDKKLTQKNLESYQKDAKELKNKKNR
- a CDS encoding outer membrane protein, whose amino-acid sequence is MNRLLKRGFLAFFLSMCLRADDLVTYTIIKEEDLGYQRFLAKKCLRSKTHPPCFTEPKKPKRKLFNTDKSSHYYGTSVVQMSWLQSREKFENHSKYRDIPFAEVSLIYGYKQFFPKKERYGFRFYISLDYAYGFFLKNKGVLGDSLRESSQIPKSYREKMQRKETFINAIFYGAGADFLYKRAFGTLILGMNLVGETWFYETKIFKKWAKDPLSVYHPYMFQVMLNVGYRYRFSRYKNWAIEFGARIPFLTNDYFKTSLYTLYFKRNISVYLTSTYDF
- the tig gene encoding trigger factor gives rise to the protein MNLEVKKIDTANAHLSAKPSVENLEKRYDKIAQKIAQKVKIDGFRRGKVPFSLVKTRYQAQIEQDAQEEMIQEVLKNALKELGIENKDLIGSPNLTKFEKKDTHFEIEADIGLKPTIVLDKIKECVPSVGVEIPNEEKIGERLKQLAKDYAKFVDTDAQRKAQNDDKLTIDFEGFIDNAPFEGGKAENFSVILGSKQMLEDFEKALLGMQAGEEKEFPLTFPSGYHAEHLAGKEALFKVKLHQIQAREVLEINDELAKIALANEENATLKLLKERVEGQLFLENKARLYNEELKEQLIENLDEKIVFDLPKTIIEQEMDLLFRNDLYSMQAEEVKSLQESQEKAKEKRESFRNDAIKSVKITFIIDALAKEEKIGVHDNEVFQTLYYEAMMTGQNPESLIEQYRKNNMLAAVKMAMIEDRVLTYLLDKNLPKEQQEILEKMRPNAQKTQAG